Within Topomyia yanbarensis strain Yona2022 chromosome 2, ASM3024719v1, whole genome shotgun sequence, the genomic segment TGTGCTCGAGTCTTTAAGGACAGCATGGTGTGGGAGGTAAAAAACATTGGGTGGATCGACTGCATCCCCTGCCAGCTCACGCATGTGCCCCAATTTCAAGAATTCTGCGAGGAAATCATGATAATTCTTCTTCAATACTTCATCTTTGTCCAGTTTTCGTTCTAGGCTTTGTAGACGTCGGACTGCATGCAAATGGGAATTGCCCACCATAGCAGAAAATTGTTCCTTCTTGGGGTATTTAACCATGTATCGTCCACAAGATTCTCTAGATACTGTCTTAGTGTAAAACTCTTCGCAATATTGTTCAGATGGGGTAATATTAGACCAGTCCAATTCATCTACTTTCCAAAACCGCTCCAAATTGCGGTCAATAGACTCTAGGGTGGAAACACAACAGGTTACGTTTTGGGTTTCAAAGTCCGTTTTACCCGAAACAACCCAACCAAAAACACTCTCGGCGAGTATCGGGAACGATGTACCTAAATTTATCCGGCCACCTTTAAGCATCGTGAAGAAATATTCCGCTCCAATGATGAGATCCACTTTCCTCGAAACATTGAACTCTGGGTCGGCAAGAGGTAACTCATTAGGGATGTTCAATTTAACAAAGGGTAACGATACCGCTGGGAGATGCGATGTGAGATGACGAAGTACCAAGCAATCAATCTGACATGAGAACCTTCCTATTCTCGATTTGATTTCGGTTTGTACCGAACCAGAAACACGAAGATTTGATTCTCCAACCCCGGAGATAGATTGATCGATACGATGTCTAGGTAGGCGAAGCTGCTGACAAAGTCGCTCACTTATCAGATTGCACTGCGAGCCCGAATCTAACAACGCGCGTGCCAAATGTTCCTTCCCATAACCATCCATAATCACAATCACGGCAGTCGATAAAAGTACGTTCGTGGGTTTGGAATATGCTGCTGCGTTCGAAGATACTGGCGTAGAAGCGAAAATCTGCCTTTCTTCATCAACTCGGGCAAAATTGGAGCTAGTTGGCTGAGGATGATGAGAATTTCGCGTATGACGGTTGGAAATATCGTTACTATTTGTAGCCTCAAATCCTGGATGAAGCAACGTGTGGTGTCGCTTTTGACACAAGCGACAAGAAAAAGTGGATGCACATTTCCGAACAAAGTGGTCACTCCTGAAACAATTGCTGCAAATCTTACGAGTGTTGACGATATTCAACCTATCCTTCAAAGGCATTTTTTCGAAGACTGGGCATTTGACCAACAAATGATACTGGTTGCACGCTAGACATGCAGGTTGGGGAGTGTCTGTAGCCGCAAAACTGTTAATCCGATTGGTGGAGGGGTTATGGGTTTGCTTCGACTGCTTTGGAGTAGAGTTTTGTTTGCTGTGGTAATTAGATGCTTGATCAGTGCCAATCAACAACGATTCCATTGCTCGGGATTTTTTAGTtaagaaaaaaatgagattagTGTATGTAGGCTCGGCATCATCGGATACATATTCTTCCCAATTCTTGAGGGTTCTGTCGTCCAATCGGGAACTAAGAAGTTGGACTAGAAGACTGCTCCAGTGTTGCGTTGGTTCGCCTAATTGCGTCAGAGTTTTCACATGACGTTGAAAATCTTCTACCATTGTTCGAAGTGCTAGGGGAGATTTTCCAGTAAGTTTCGAGTGGACCATCAACGATTGCAAATGTTTTTTCTTCAACAAATACTTATTGGAATACCGAGCTAAAAGTGCTTCCCATGCAACTGCATAATTATTGACAGTAATCGTCAAAGATTCTATCAATTTGAGCGCGTCTCCTTTCAGCGACGATCGTAGGTACTGAAATTTCTGAATGCAGGGTATCTCTGCTGAGGAGTGAATGAGTGAAATAAACGAGTCGTGAAACGTAAGCCACTCGTTCAGATCGCCATCAAATTCCGGCAATGAAATTGTAGGAAGTTTCACGCCGACCATATGGGGAACTACTGGACCGACGGGATGGGGTTGCGCTAGCGTTGGAGCAGGGGGAGGGATTTTCGAGACCAAGCCACCTTTAACCCGAAAATAGGTTTCTTCTACGTTTGCCCTTATTTCCATATTACCAGCCATAAATGCTTCCGAGTCGTCAAATGATTCATATTCACCTTGTATTGCCTCAAAATTCTCCATCAATGTATCCAGCTTACCCAACCGTATCGCTACTTCTTGAAGGTCTCGATCCTCGTTGTAGTTGGTCACGAACATTTCGATGCGCGAAATGGAGTCCATAATGTTCCGTCGCTTCAGCTCCTTCTGTTTCACCTTTTTCTCCGACATGATGATGAAGTTAAACTAGAACAATCGAAAAGACCCAGGAAGCACCGATtggtaaaaattaattatttggaCAGACACTCACCTGTGCCTGTCCAAAGACAGGCCTTGTATTTATTAAAATCTGGAACCTGCAATGAACCCTGATGCCGGGCGGCAATCGCTGTGAGTCGTGTTGAGCACGGATGATTCACGTTGCAGATGTGGTTTTGTAGCCAAATCGTTTCCACACTTGTTCCGAATGCTTATCTCCAAGGTCAGTCGGTTGAAATCGCGTGTTAGATTTTTATTCACCTCAGTACAGGTGATAATAGCGTTATTGGGTAGATGATGGGATAATAACCAGTACCAACGACCACGTGCCGGGCGACAGTGGTAGCACGAGATTTTATCAATCTGTAGGTATCAAAAAGGGACCCAGGAAGTACCGCACGAATAATTTATCCAAGTTGGACAGATACTCACATGTACCTATAATATTACAGGCCTTGTATATGGATAAATGATCCGATATTATTCCCAGCCAGTTTGGGGTTATAGTTGGCGTCCTCCacgtattttagtatttttattttttacccatttaa encodes:
- the LOC131681124 gene encoding uncharacterized protein LOC131681124, which gives rise to MSEKKVKQKELKRRNIMDSISRIEMFVTNYNEDRDLQEVAIRLGKLDTLMENFEAIQGEYESFDDSEAFMAGNMEIRANVEETYFRVKGGLVSKIPPPAPTLAQPHPVGPVVPHMVGVKLPTISLPEFDGDLNEWLTFHDSFISLIHSSAEIPCIQKFQYLRSSLKGDALKLIESLTITVNNYAVAWEALLARYSNKYLLKKKHLQSLMVHSKLTGKSPLALRTMVEDFQRHVKTLTQLGEPTQHWSSLLVQLLSSRLDDRTLKNWEEYVSDDAEPTYTNLIFFLTKKSRAMESLLIGTDQASNYHSKQNSTPKQSKQTHNPSTNRINSFAATDTPQPACLACNQYHLLVKCPVFEKMPLKDRLNIVNTRKICSNCFRSDHFVRKCASTFSCRLCQKRHHTLLHPGFEATNSNDISNRHTRNSHHPQPTSSNFARVDEERQIFASTPVSSNAAAYSKPTNVLLSTAVIVIMDGYGKEHLARALLDSGSQCNLISERLCQQLRLPRHRIDQSISGVGESNLRVSGSVQTEIKSRIGRFSCQIDCLVLRHLTSHLPAVSLPFVKLNIPNELPLADPEFNVSRKVDLIIGAEYFFTMLKGGRINLGTSFPILAESVFGWVVSGKTDFETQNVTCCVSTLESIDRNLERFWKVDELDWSNITPSEQYCEEFYTKTVSRESCGRYMVKYPKKEQFSAMVGNSHLHAVRRLQSLERKLDKDEVLKKNYHDFLAEFLKLGHMRELAGDAVDPPNVFYLPHHAVLKDSSTTTKVRSVFDGSAKTSTGYSLNDALLIGPVIQDDLLSLVIRFRKYKVALLADIEKMYRQVSIHPDDRPLQRVLWRFSQDEPIAKYELTTVTYGLAPSSFLATRTLKQLADDEGWPGGDPARRAFTSNAVVIGSS